A stretch of Alkalicella caledoniensis DNA encodes these proteins:
- the feoB gene encoding ferrous iron transport protein B: MGLTSKSTGTSVLSEMFNVQKKHDAEVVVALAGNPNTGKSTVFNSLTGLNQHTGNWPGKTVTNAQGRYKFKNKDFILVDLPGTYSLMSNSVEEEVARDFICFGEPQTTIVVTDATCLERNLNLALQILEITDKVVICVNLMDEAQRKKIKVDLEKLSTILGVPVIGTTARSSKGLDELMDAVDKVSMGSIETRPLKVKYNEEIEELISALAPKIQEIVKDRLDSRWLALRIIDGDKKILQSINRYLGLDLAKKLEIGDNETAAGSDINLSSSAIRDEIVSSIVGMAEDISQQVVVFEKENHNQLDRKIDKILTSRFFGIPIMISLLGAIFWFTIEGADYPSGALADLFFSIEPRLTDIFVTLNAPDWLHGILVLGLYRTLAWVVAVMLPPMAIFFPLFTLLEDLGYLPRVAFNLDNYFKKAKAHGKQALTMCMGFGCNAAGVIGCRIIDSPRERLIAIITNNFVPCNGRFPILIAVSTIFIAGAAKGPMQSLVATAAITGVIVLGVISTLIISRILYNTILKGLPSSFTLELPPYRKPQIGRVIVRSILDRTLFVLGRAVLVAAPAGVIIWIMANVNVGTMSLLDHSAGFLDPFANLIGLDGYILMAFILGLPANEIVMPIVIMSYMSAGAMLELDSLDALRTLLVENGWTWLTAVNVMLITLMHFPCGTTLLTIRKETQSFKWTLASFMIPTVAGIGVCFVFTQIVRLIGLA; this comes from the coding sequence GTGGGTTTAACTAGTAAGTCTACAGGTACTAGCGTACTATCGGAAATGTTCAACGTTCAAAAGAAACATGACGCCGAAGTTGTTGTAGCTTTGGCAGGAAATCCAAATACAGGTAAAAGTACTGTTTTTAATAGTCTTACAGGTCTTAATCAACATACAGGTAACTGGCCAGGTAAAACTGTAACCAATGCCCAAGGTAGGTACAAATTCAAAAACAAAGATTTTATTTTAGTAGATCTTCCTGGCACATACTCACTTATGTCAAACTCTGTGGAGGAGGAGGTTGCAAGGGACTTTATATGCTTTGGAGAACCACAAACAACTATTGTTGTTACAGATGCTACGTGTTTAGAACGGAACCTTAACTTGGCTCTACAAATACTAGAAATAACAGACAAAGTAGTTATCTGTGTCAACTTAATGGATGAAGCACAACGCAAAAAAATAAAAGTAGATTTAGAAAAATTATCTACTATACTAGGGGTTCCCGTTATAGGAACAACTGCAAGAAGTAGCAAAGGTCTAGATGAGTTAATGGATGCTGTAGATAAGGTTTCCATGGGTAGTATTGAAACTAGACCACTAAAGGTTAAGTACAACGAAGAGATTGAGGAACTTATATCAGCTTTAGCACCAAAAATACAAGAAATAGTTAAAGATAGACTAGACAGTCGATGGTTAGCATTGAGAATTATAGATGGTGATAAAAAAATTCTTCAATCTATAAATAGATACTTGGGCTTAGACTTAGCTAAAAAACTCGAGATTGGAGATAATGAAACTGCTGCGGGGAGCGATATTAACTTAAGTAGCTCAGCAATTAGAGACGAAATAGTTTCAAGTATTGTAGGGATGGCAGAAGATATTTCTCAGCAGGTAGTTGTATTCGAGAAGGAAAATCATAATCAGCTAGACAGAAAAATAGATAAGATTTTAACCTCTAGATTCTTTGGAATCCCTATAATGATAAGCTTACTAGGTGCTATTTTTTGGTTTACAATTGAGGGCGCCGATTACCCATCAGGGGCATTGGCAGATCTATTCTTCAGTATTGAGCCTAGATTAACTGATATATTCGTAACACTTAATGCACCGGATTGGCTTCACGGAATCTTAGTCCTTGGATTATATAGGACACTGGCCTGGGTAGTAGCTGTTATGCTTCCTCCTATGGCTATATTCTTCCCTCTTTTCACTTTATTGGAAGACTTAGGTTACCTACCTAGGGTAGCATTCAATCTAGATAACTACTTTAAAAAAGCAAAAGCCCACGGCAAGCAGGCCCTTACAATGTGTATGGGTTTTGGATGTAACGCTGCAGGGGTTATTGGATGTAGAATAATCGATTCACCTAGAGAAAGGCTTATAGCTATAATTACAAACAACTTTGTTCCTTGTAATGGTCGTTTCCCTATATTGATTGCTGTGTCTACTATTTTTATAGCGGGAGCTGCAAAAGGGCCTATGCAATCACTTGTTGCAACTGCAGCTATAACAGGCGTTATTGTACTAGGTGTGATATCAACACTTATAATATCAAGAATTTTATACAATACAATCCTCAAGGGGCTTCCTTCAAGCTTTACTCTAGAGCTTCCTCCTTATAGGAAACCTCAAATAGGTAGAGTTATTGTTAGGTCAATTCTTGATAGAACTCTGTTCGTTTTGGGCCGGGCTGTATTGGTAGCTGCCCCTGCTGGGGTTATTATATGGATAATGGCAAATGTTAATGTAGGCACCATGAGTTTGCTAGACCATAGTGCAGGCTTTTTAGATCCATTTGCCAATTTAATTGGCCTTGATGGGTATATACTCATGGCATTCATATTAGGTCTACCAGCTAACGAAATCGTAATGCCCATAGTAATAATGAGTTACATGTCCGCTGGAGCAATGCTTGAACTTGATAGCCTTGATGCATTAAGAACCCTTTTAGTAGAAAATGGATGGACCTGGCTTACAGCTGTTAACGTGATGTTAATTACTCTAATGCATTTCCCATGTGGTACCACTTTACTAACAATAAGGAAAGAAACCCAGAGTTTTAAGTGGACCTTAGCATCCTTTATGATTCCAACAGTTGCTGGGATAGGAGTATGTTTTGTTTTCACACAGATAGTAAGGTTGATAGGTTTAGCTTAA
- a CDS encoding glutamine synthetase: protein MTDLIYFLKPEEHNNPSNLKNILENHPEIKFISLMGIDLGGNATDEKIPVSLFLEDIEGFLKSGVQTDGSSVVLPGIATLNNAKVDIMPDTTVNWFVDYNYNYVDENHKPVGTLKIPSFLIHNGKFVDSRSILVAATKNFEVSILEILKNNSAILENVGIDSFEDIEKINFTAATELEFWVKTPEDREDVEKLSTSQTLKEQYWKRTQGSVRTALEETMLLLEYYGLEPEMGHKEVGGVNSTIGINGKLNHVMEQLEIDWKYSSAIQTGDNEILAREVVGDIFRSHGLEVTFAAKPIEGVAGSGEHTHFGLSVTLKNGKVKNLFSPKKMTDDYMSIVGYGALMGILNNYELISPFVTPTNDGFNRLKPGFEAPVCTVCSLGHDAKTPSRNRSILIGLIRDMQNPLATRFELRAPNPLSNTYLVMASCYQGMMDGIVAFKDATDPRELEMELSKKAGEPAKYLDKNREYRTEEDIFEYYTDLERDDLFGKPPATVWENVKNFSTFGEKRSMLLRGDVFSDSVIESFRLAIIKQWKEELLHRIIPGHIEIVRECQQIHDIETSSDLDVVRWKKIIEIKHNIMKDSLEKKSLTTRLREALSEKEYDLASDLQLQLADTIKELKELYISYKRNLF from the coding sequence ATGACTGATTTAATTTATTTTCTAAAACCAGAGGAACACAACAATCCCTCAAACCTAAAAAACATTTTAGAAAATCACCCAGAAATAAAATTTATTTCTCTTATGGGTATTGACCTTGGAGGAAATGCCACAGATGAAAAAATACCTGTGAGCTTATTTTTGGAGGATATTGAAGGATTTTTAAAAAGTGGAGTACAAACCGACGGATCTTCTGTTGTACTTCCAGGTATTGCCACACTTAATAATGCAAAAGTAGATATCATGCCTGACACAACTGTTAACTGGTTTGTGGACTATAATTATAATTATGTGGATGAAAACCATAAACCAGTGGGTACCTTAAAGATACCTTCTTTCCTTATTCACAATGGGAAATTTGTAGATTCTAGATCTATCCTAGTAGCTGCCACAAAGAATTTTGAGGTGAGTATTCTAGAAATTCTTAAAAACAATTCTGCCATATTAGAAAATGTGGGAATAGATAGTTTTGAAGATATAGAGAAGATAAATTTTACAGCTGCAACTGAGTTGGAATTTTGGGTTAAGACACCAGAAGACCGCGAAGATGTGGAAAAACTTTCCACATCTCAAACTTTAAAAGAACAATATTGGAAGAGAACCCAAGGATCCGTAAGAACTGCCTTAGAAGAAACCATGTTACTACTAGAATATTACGGTTTAGAGCCTGAAATGGGCCATAAAGAGGTAGGCGGTGTAAACAGTACAATAGGTATTAACGGAAAGTTGAACCATGTTATGGAACAGCTTGAAATCGACTGGAAATACAGCAGCGCAATTCAAACCGGTGATAATGAGATATTAGCCCGTGAAGTAGTTGGAGATATTTTTAGAAGTCATGGTTTAGAAGTAACCTTTGCAGCTAAACCCATTGAAGGCGTAGCAGGAAGTGGAGAGCATACTCATTTTGGGTTATCTGTGACACTTAAAAATGGAAAAGTTAAAAATCTGTTTTCTCCTAAGAAGATGACAGATGATTATATGAGTATCGTAGGGTATGGAGCACTTATGGGAATCCTAAATAATTACGAGTTGATTAGTCCCTTTGTAACTCCAACCAATGACGGTTTTAACAGATTAAAACCAGGATTTGAAGCACCAGTTTGTACAGTATGTTCACTAGGTCACGATGCCAAGACACCATCAAGGAACAGATCCATTTTGATAGGACTTATCAGAGATATGCAAAATCCCCTTGCCACAAGGTTTGAGTTAAGGGCTCCGAACCCCCTTTCGAACACTTATTTAGTTATGGCAAGCTGTTATCAAGGTATGATGGATGGAATAGTAGCTTTTAAAGACGCAACAGATCCTAGGGAACTTGAGATGGAACTATCAAAAAAAGCTGGTGAACCAGCAAAATATCTTGATAAAAATAGAGAGTATCGCACTGAAGAAGATATATTCGAATATTATACTGACCTGGAAAGGGATGATTTATTTGGGAAACCACCTGCAACGGTATGGGAAAATGTTAAAAATTTCTCTACCTTTGGAGAAAAAAGGAGTATGCTCCTTAGGGGAGACGTATTCAGTGATAGCGTTATAGAATCCTTTAGGTTAGCAATAATTAAGCAATGGAAAGAAGAATTACTCCACAGAATCATACCAGGTCATATTGAAATAGTCAGGGAATGCCAGCAAATCCACGATATAGAAACAAGTTCAGATCTAGATGTGGTTAGATGGAAGAAAATCATCGAAATAAAGCATAATATTATGAAAGATAGCTTGGAGAAAAAATCTCTAACAACTAGATTAAGAGAAGCTTTGTCAGAAAAAGAATACGACCTAGCATCTGATCTACAGCTACAGCTTGCAGATACTATCAAGGAACTTAAAGAACTGTATATTAGCTATAAAAGAAACTTGTTTTAA
- the asnB gene encoding asparagine synthase (glutamine-hydrolyzing), which translates to MCGITGWINLKSQLPQNTEIIKDMTNSLSKRGPDEEGYYIDRKVHLGHKRLTVVDPSGGKQPMIKKYGDKKYTIIYNGELYNTEEIRRKLLDKGHQFKSYSDTEVLLTSYMEWGENCLQEFNGIYAFAIWDEYKNSLFMARDPLGVKPLFYSIIGNDFLLGSEIKALLKHPDLKPEVNSEGLSEIFGLGPARSLGSAVFKNIKELPPAHSLLLDSSGITVRKFWDLEAREHTDSLEVTVEKVRELLLDSIKRQLISDVPVCIFLSGGLDSSAISKVASDAFKEKGQILKTFSIDYQDNDKYFKSSVFQPNSDGYWAKLMSKNIGSEHYNIVLTQDKLVKALENAVKANDLPGMADMDASLYLFSEEVRKQATVGLSGECADEIFGGYPWYTNKDMQNTGTFPWSPAIKERQNILSRELALNLPLEAYVNDKYQETINRTPKLMGESKENSRLREIFYLNLKWFMVTLLNRKDRMTMANSLEVRVPFADYRLVEYCFNIPNAMKFTDNREKGLLRRALKGILPNEIVDRKKSPYPKTFHPEYTKLVQKWMGTILADSSSPILQLIDFNQVQELVKTGGKSFEKPWYGQLMTGPQLIAYLIQIDLWMREYKVTLVN; encoded by the coding sequence ATGTGTGGTATTACAGGATGGATAAACTTAAAGTCACAACTACCTCAAAATACAGAGATAATTAAAGATATGACAAATTCATTGTCAAAAAGAGGTCCCGACGAAGAGGGATATTATATAGATAGAAAAGTTCACTTAGGTCATAAAAGACTAACAGTTGTTGACCCATCAGGGGGTAAACAACCTATGATAAAGAAATATGGTGACAAAAAATATACTATTATATATAATGGAGAATTATATAATACTGAAGAAATTAGAAGAAAACTTTTAGATAAAGGTCATCAGTTTAAATCATACTCTGACACAGAAGTGTTATTAACATCTTATATGGAGTGGGGAGAGAATTGTCTACAGGAGTTTAATGGTATTTATGCATTTGCCATATGGGATGAATATAAAAACAGCTTATTTATGGCTAGGGACCCCTTAGGAGTAAAACCTTTGTTTTATAGTATTATTGGTAATGATTTTCTACTAGGGTCAGAAATTAAGGCACTACTCAAACATCCTGATTTGAAGCCGGAAGTTAATTCCGAAGGACTAAGTGAAATATTTGGCTTAGGACCAGCAAGATCCTTGGGAAGTGCAGTATTTAAAAACATAAAAGAACTACCACCTGCACACTCTTTGCTTTTGGATTCATCTGGCATTACTGTTAGAAAATTTTGGGATTTAGAAGCTAGGGAGCATACAGACTCATTGGAAGTTACGGTGGAAAAAGTTAGGGAACTACTTCTTGATTCAATCAAAAGGCAGCTTATATCCGATGTTCCTGTGTGTATCTTCTTATCAGGTGGACTTGACTCCAGTGCAATATCAAAGGTTGCATCAGATGCATTTAAAGAAAAAGGTCAAATTCTTAAGACATTTTCCATTGATTATCAGGATAACGATAAATATTTTAAGTCTAGCGTATTTCAACCAAACTCTGATGGATACTGGGCGAAGCTTATGTCGAAGAATATAGGTAGTGAGCATTATAATATAGTTTTAACACAAGACAAACTAGTTAAAGCCCTAGAAAATGCCGTAAAAGCCAATGATTTACCTGGGATGGCCGATATGGATGCTTCCCTATATCTTTTCAGTGAAGAAGTTAGAAAACAGGCAACAGTTGGATTATCAGGGGAATGTGCAGATGAGATATTTGGGGGCTATCCATGGTATACAAATAAAGATATGCAAAATACAGGGACATTTCCATGGTCTCCTGCAATTAAAGAGAGACAGAACATCTTGTCCAGGGAATTAGCATTAAATCTACCTTTGGAAGCTTATGTAAATGATAAATATCAAGAAACCATAAATAGGACACCTAAGCTAATGGGGGAATCTAAAGAAAATTCTAGACTTCGTGAAATATTCTATTTAAATTTAAAATGGTTTATGGTAACCTTATTAAATAGAAAAGACAGAATGACTATGGCAAATAGCTTAGAGGTTAGAGTGCCTTTCGCGGACTATCGGTTAGTTGAATATTGTTTTAATATACCAAATGCCATGAAATTCACAGATAACAGGGAAAAAGGCTTATTGCGTAGGGCATTAAAGGGTATACTTCCTAATGAAATAGTAGACAGGAAAAAAAGCCCTTACCCTAAAACCTTTCATCCTGAGTATACAAAACTAGTACAAAAGTGGATGGGTACTATCTTAGCTGATAGCAGTTCACCAATATTACAGCTTATTGATTTCAATCAAGTACAAGAATTAGTTAAAACAGGTGGCAAGTCCTTTGAAAAACCATGGTATGGTCAGTTGATGACAGGACCCCAGCTAATTGCATACTTGATTCAAATAGATTTATGGATGAGGGAATACAAAGTTACACTAGTGAACTAA
- a CDS encoding FUSC family protein produces the protein MRFRLRPNVKIGMRTVKTALAVTIAITIAYILNLDSPFFVAIAAIITLQGNIVDSVRMGRDRILGTIIGALAGLAFSYLALGNPIIIGLGIIGLIYVSNLINFKKTISISSVVFVSIMLDFGGGNLIYSSLNRVIDTFVGITVAVLVNLAISPPFSRDIVTAACKDLVKDCSKVIISLVTKEEFSLTQIENELAILEREYPTYKREEETHLVKEGEVNVHEARVLVNKLFHNIHLLAEMGTEHKISPDNSALLYSVYQIEKSSDDNLTNEDRVYNYLLTKSIKIITELSEAFKS, from the coding sequence ATGAGATTTCGCCTAAGACCTAATGTCAAAATCGGTATGAGAACAGTAAAAACAGCTTTAGCAGTAACCATAGCTATAACAATTGCTTATATTTTAAACTTAGATTCGCCATTTTTTGTTGCAATTGCCGCTATAATCACACTACAAGGAAATATTGTTGACTCAGTCCGCATGGGGAGAGATAGAATCTTAGGAACTATTATTGGTGCATTGGCAGGGCTTGCCTTTTCATATTTGGCCCTTGGTAATCCTATTATAATCGGGTTAGGTATAATCGGACTTATTTATGTTTCTAATTTGATAAACTTTAAGAAGACAATTTCCATATCAAGTGTGGTATTTGTATCTATAATGTTGGATTTTGGTGGAGGTAACCTTATCTATTCTAGCTTAAATAGGGTTATTGATACATTTGTGGGTATAACGGTGGCTGTTCTGGTGAATCTAGCTATTTCACCACCCTTTAGTAGGGATATTGTTACTGCGGCATGTAAAGATTTGGTAAAAGATTGTAGTAAGGTAATTATAAGTCTTGTGACAAAGGAAGAATTTTCCCTTACCCAAATTGAAAATGAACTAGCTATTTTAGAAAGAGAGTATCCTACATATAAAAGAGAAGAAGAAACCCATCTGGTTAAAGAAGGGGAAGTAAACGTACATGAGGCTAGGGTCCTTGTGAATAAACTTTTTCACAATATCCACTTACTAGCGGAAATGGGCACTGAACACAAGATTAGCCCAGACAATTCTGCTCTACTTTATAGTGTTTACCAAATAGAGAAATCCTCAGATGATAACCTCACAAATGAAGACAGGGTCTATAACTATCTACTGACAAAGTCTATAAAAATAATAACTGAACTTTCAGAAGCTTTTAAATCATAA
- a CDS encoding amidohydrolase family protein — MVLDILILNGVVITMEGKGLGIIEKGAVGIKDNKIEVVGESREVEKNHTAHRYIDATGKVVMPGLIDAHIHTGIGILKGLSQDVDNWMQKGLWPFTKALTQEAKVKGSMVNIMEGLKAGTTTFCDYDEPMLDIVKNHATLGTRARVAETVNEMPADLSGLKIGDVYPLDPSIGQQKLQKAMKLVDNWHHQQNGRITCLFGPQGPDMASKELLLEIKDLAIKHQTKIHMHVAQGDREINQMIKRFGKRSIQYLDEIGYLDEYLMAVHLTEATKEETRLLAKKGASMILCSGSIGIIDGIVPPAFEFLEVSDKLALGSDQAPGNNCNNMFNEMKFTAILNKCKRQDPTIFPAWKVLKLATIDAAKAIGLDHEVGSLTSGKKADIIIIDFNEPALFPLVNYPVRNVVPNIVYSAKGSEVETVIIDGRIIVDNKTITTVDERQVVKEAHKHAVEICNKAAEGITEDNNMFKMMQEGLL; from the coding sequence ATGGTGTTAGACATACTTATACTAAATGGCGTTGTAATAACAATGGAAGGAAAAGGTCTAGGAATTATAGAAAAAGGTGCAGTGGGTATAAAAGACAACAAGATTGAAGTTGTTGGTGAAAGCAGAGAAGTTGAAAAAAACCATACGGCCCACCGTTACATTGATGCCACTGGAAAAGTAGTTATGCCGGGGCTTATCGATGCACATATCCATACAGGCATAGGAATACTAAAAGGACTTTCTCAAGATGTAGATAATTGGATGCAAAAGGGTTTATGGCCCTTCACTAAAGCGCTGACACAAGAAGCTAAGGTCAAAGGATCTATGGTCAACATAATGGAAGGTTTAAAGGCTGGTACCACAACTTTTTGTGACTACGATGAACCCATGCTTGATATAGTAAAAAACCATGCTACACTGGGGACCCGGGCTAGGGTCGCTGAAACAGTAAACGAAATGCCTGCAGATTTAAGTGGGTTAAAAATAGGGGACGTCTACCCATTAGACCCTTCTATCGGGCAACAAAAACTACAAAAAGCCATGAAACTGGTAGATAACTGGCACCATCAGCAAAATGGTAGGATTACCTGCCTCTTTGGTCCCCAAGGGCCAGACATGGCATCAAAGGAGTTACTATTAGAGATAAAGGACCTAGCAATAAAGCATCAAACTAAAATACACATGCATGTGGCTCAAGGTGACCGGGAAATAAATCAAATGATTAAACGCTTTGGTAAGCGAAGCATTCAATATCTAGATGAGATTGGTTATTTAGATGAGTACTTGATGGCTGTGCATTTAACTGAAGCCACAAAAGAAGAAACTAGACTGCTAGCTAAAAAAGGTGCTTCTATGATTCTCTGCTCTGGTAGTATTGGAATAATAGATGGAATTGTTCCACCTGCCTTTGAGTTTTTGGAGGTAAGTGATAAATTGGCCCTAGGCTCAGACCAAGCACCAGGGAACAATTGTAACAACATGTTTAACGAAATGAAGTTCACAGCTATACTAAACAAATGTAAACGTCAAGATCCAACCATTTTCCCAGCATGGAAGGTACTGAAATTAGCTACTATAGATGCAGCAAAGGCAATTGGTTTGGATCATGAGGTAGGATCGTTGACATCTGGGAAAAAAGCTGATATAATCATTATTGATTTTAACGAACCAGCACTTTTTCCACTTGTCAATTACCCTGTGCGTAACGTGGTTCCAAATATAGTTTATTCGGCTAAAGGTAGTGAGGTAGAAACTGTCATAATAGATGGGCGAATTATAGTTGATAATAAAACCATAACAACTGTTGACGAAAGACAGGTTGTTAAAGAAGCCCATAAACATGCTGTGGAGATATGTAACAAGGCAGCAGAAGGTATCACAGAAGATAACAACATGTTCAAAATGATGCAAGAAGGACTGTTGTAA
- a CDS encoding M55 family metallopeptidase → MKVYISADIEGIWGVVSRKHIAGESGDYLRARKLMTQEVNLVCEELFRNGVREIVVNDSHGPMDNIIIEDLNPDVSLISGYPKDLSMMDGIDETFDCAMLIGYHPKAGTEQGIFDHTYSGRIVSKLTINGEEVGESGLNALVAGHFGVPVVLVAGDNKVTWDVKKEIGDIETVAVKDTISRYCAKNLPYNKLKKSYQEAVAKAVNNIEKYPIKKHNSPLILQLEFFQSVMVDKANSLPQVRKLDSKTVEFHAKDPVELYKLFRALVTLASGVL, encoded by the coding sequence ATGAAAGTTTATATCTCAGCGGACATTGAAGGTATCTGGGGAGTAGTATCCCGCAAGCATATAGCTGGCGAGAGCGGGGATTATTTAAGGGCAAGAAAGCTCATGACCCAAGAAGTAAACCTAGTATGTGAGGAACTCTTTAGAAATGGTGTTAGAGAAATAGTCGTTAACGATTCCCATGGCCCCATGGACAATATTATAATCGAGGATCTGAATCCTGATGTGAGCTTAATAAGTGGTTACCCTAAGGATTTAAGTATGATGGACGGTATAGATGAAACATTTGATTGTGCCATGCTAATAGGTTATCATCCCAAGGCTGGTACAGAACAAGGGATATTTGACCACACCTATTCAGGAAGAATAGTGTCAAAGCTAACAATAAATGGTGAGGAAGTTGGGGAAAGCGGCCTTAACGCTTTAGTTGCTGGCCATTTTGGTGTACCAGTAGTCCTTGTAGCAGGGGATAATAAAGTTACATGGGATGTTAAAAAAGAGATCGGGGATATTGAAACAGTGGCAGTTAAGGATACAATTTCACGCTATTGCGCAAAGAATTTACCTTACAACAAGTTGAAGAAATCATACCAAGAAGCTGTAGCTAAAGCAGTTAATAATATTGAAAAGTACCCTATTAAAAAACACAACAGTCCATTAATACTTCAATTGGAATTTTTCCAATCGGTTATGGTAGACAAAGCAAATAGCTTACCACAAGTAAGAAAGCTAGACTCTAAAACCGTTGAGTTCCATGCTAAAGACCCAGTTGAATTATATAAGTTATTTAGAGCACTAGTAACATTGGCTAGTGGAGTACTTTAG